The Paenibacillus wynnii DNA window TGGAGAATGGCTTCCGGCGGCATGGTGCCACAGTTACGGCCTTGGAAGAGTTGTCTATCTAATGCCGGGGCATCACGAACCTTCGTTTCATAACGAAGCCGTACGCGAGTTGATTTATAAGTCAGCCAAGTGGGCTGCCCGAATTCCGAGATAAGAAGCTGATTGGCTAAAAGAGTGACAGGATTTTGGAAATTTTCAGCTAGTGGGGTATACTTTAACCATTAACTCCGGTTCTCATCTAACGGAATCTTTGGGAGGAAAAGTGCCATGAGTGATTTGTTTAAAAAAGCGATCTCTTTAGGAGTGGGCCTCACCATTGTCAGCAAGGAAAAAGTGGAAAAAGCCGTGGAAGATCTGGTTAAGCGCGGAGAACTTGCTCCGTCAGAGTCGAAAGCACTGATTGCCCGTTTGGTTGAGCGCGGAGATGAAGAACGAGGGATGTTCAAATCGGCCGTTCAAGAGCAGGTTCAGCGTGTGCTTAAGGAATTAAAAGTTCCGGTTCAAAGTGATATGGCAGCACTTGAATTACGTATTGCCGTATTGGAGAGCCGTTTGGCCGAACTGGAGGGAGTTTCCCAATCGGAGGGAACACTGCCGGAAACGCGTACCGACTAAATGGCGGTCCGTATAAGATATGCCGGACGTTACCGGACCATTGCCATGGCGCTTATGCGTCATGGCTTCGGCTATATGGTGGAGGAGCTTGGTTTGAATCACCTTTTATCGCTTCCGCGCCGTTTGGTGACGCAGGAGGCCTATGAAGGAGTAACGCTCGGAGAGCGGATTCGCAGGGTGTTGGAGGATTTGGGGCCGACGTTTATCAAGTTAGGTCAGCTTGCCAGTACCCGCTCAGACATGCTTCCCGATTCCATCATTCATGAACTAGTAAAACTTCAGGATAATGTGCCTCCCTTTTCAGCGGGCACCGTACGCGATATTGTGGAACAGGAGCTTGACCTGCCCCTGGATGAAATATTTCATTCCTTTGAGAATGTACCTCTTGCAGCCGCCTCAATCGGTCAGGTACATCGTGCTGTACTGTTAAACGGACAAACCGTGGCTGTGAAGGTCCAACGTCCGGGTGTTTTACGGATGATGAGCCGTGATTTGGAGATTCTTAAGGATCTAACCGCTCTTGCGGAGAGAAGGTTAGACTGGGCGAAGCAATACGGGCTATCCCGAATGACAGAAGAGTTCTCCAGATCGCTAATCGCGGAGCTGGATTACAGCCACGAAGGACGGAATGCAGAGAAGATCGCGCTGCAACTGGCAGACCATCCAGACGTTTATATACCGGAAATACAT harbors:
- a CDS encoding phasin family protein, producing the protein MSDLFKKAISLGVGLTIVSKEKVEKAVEDLVKRGELAPSESKALIARLVERGDEERGMFKSAVQEQVQRVLKELKVPVQSDMAALELRIAVLESRLAELEGVSQSEGTLPETRTD